tttttcttaatttacCATCACATTCTTTGTTGGTAGCAAATATAAGACAAGTATCAGTATCAAGATATCTTAACATTTGTAATTTAATATCTTCCAATGCTAACATTTCTTCAGCTTTTTCTGTCTTCAAATCACTCAAATGTTGTTGACTCAAATCTATAGCTCTAGTGGCTAAAGCTGTTAATGGTAAAGTACTTGATTTCACTTTAATATCAGGTAAATGAGTCCATTCATGAGCAATTAAATATGccaattgttttttattgattggTAATTCTAATGGGAATCCAAGTGGTGTGCGTAGAGTTTTCCCATctaattgaatttcatatttttgagtttcattattgaatttaacTTCACcttttttccaaaatctAGTACCAGTTTTAGCTAATCTATTAGTTTCTGAAGGTATATTGGATTCAATGGTATTATTTATTCCTAAAGATGGAGTAAGggtttttaattgataacaTATAGTGGAATAAGTAAATTGTCTATATTGAATAGTGGCAATTGGAATAGATCTTAATTTCCAAGCAGTAGTCCTAGTAAATCTAAGCATTTTGAGGGGGGGGATGGTAAGATATATTTCGTTTGATCTAAAAGGATGAATCTTTctgttcaatttttttttttttctccaacacctttttattttttctttcctttttgttcttcttgGGCCTTCCATTCCAAAACTGAACATACTTATTATagattgtttatttttcacATCAAATTACTCTTATAGACACCACATCTCCAAACCCTCCCCCTCCCCCccccacacacacacactcGTCTCATTTAATCATGAATCAAGAAGCATTACAAAAAGTCCTACTTGAAATggataatcaattaaataaatctCAAGCAGAATTATCCATGGTTAATTTACAACTTGATCGAGCCATGAcaaatttaacaataattgatactacaaaaactaaattaaataaaatatgtAATACCcaatcaaatgaaaaagtttgGCAAGGTTGTGGTAAAGCATTTATTGGTACTAAtgttaataattatttaaatcaattagatAAAGATACTAAAGAATATCAAGatagtaaaaaaaatttaatcattaaacaaaattatttacaaaCTACTCTTCAAAAAACTGTTGAAGGAATGACTAatattgttggtggtgaCAAGAAATAGAACAAGATATGTAGACTCgtgtttatatatatatatatattcaataatgtataatttgtatattaatagtaatagtaaaATCGACTTGGGGGCTAAGGAAACTTTGAAACTTATTCAATttcctcttcttcaacTCCTTCATCAAGTATTCTTCTTTCTAAATCTTGTTCATTagatttgttgttgtcaccaccaccaccaccaccaccatttttcaatttctctaGTTTCATTCTTTCGGttaaaaatatattaaGATGATCTTGTAAAGTAGTTAATTCAGCTCGTAAATTACCTAATGGAGTATCTTTATGATCACTTGGTTTATCTCTATCTTCACCACCAGCTTTAATTACTATATCGGAAATTTGAGTTGTTTTCCCATTAGTAGAATGATCTTCATTTTTAGAAAGATGGAAATGTTTAGGTGAATCTATATCAGGAGCAGTGTATATGGCTGTTGGTGTTAATTTCATTGTCAACAATTaaaggggggggggaagATGATTCGTTTAACAAACTATATGTATTATCTCCCagttattgatattttttttttattattttatttggtaCATAATTTTCAAGTGAGAGAAGTTTTCGGAGGGGGTTTTGcaataatttcttggtaaaaacaacaacattgaAATTCATTATCTAAAAACGATACAGAACATactataaataatataaataatatataaagaAAACTTGGAACAGCTGGAACAACGAACTAGATGcaaaaaatatatacaatcatttcttttcatttctaTTCATCATTAAGAATAATCTTTAATGGGGATTCTTTTAGCAGAATTTGAATAAGCATTGAATTTaacttcaacaatttcatttggtttaaaattcaaatttggtATTTCATCACAAGAACAAGACATTAAATAACCATAAAAAACTTGTAATACGGTTTCATCAgcaataattaataaatcaccACTCATTCTTTCCATTTCTAAAATTAAtggttcaattttaatCGCTAAATCATGATATGATTCTGCTCTTGGATAACGATAATGATATGGACTATGATCATATTGAGCATATTCTATAGGGAATTTTTCtctaatttcatcatcagtTAATGTTCCAGTTATACCAGGATTTTTCTGAGATAATTGAACTCGATGTCTAATGGGGATGTTTTTGGCAGCGAAAAATTGAGTGGTTTCGATAGTTCTTCTTTTCACTGATGTCCAAATAGCAAGtgaattattatctttAGGAGTTgcttcttgttgttgttgttgttgttgtttttcttgaaGGTTCCCGGATTTTTCCAAATGATCAAATAATGTATAAGTTAAATTTTTGGCATATTTAATCCCTTCTTCATCTAATGGAGGATCTTGATTATAATCAACGGAATTTTTATAACATCTTGCCAAATATAAAGAACCAGGTTTAATCTTCCcattcattaaataaaataccactttattaatcaaataaccataatttgaattatgtaattcaattctttcaccaaaatttataaattttatataagataattcttcttcttcttcagatCCCCCCATTTCAATATAATGAGGTGCTAATGCTTTAATTCTTTCTGTGTAATCTTTATAGGCCTTATCATAATCCCATTTATGATAATCTGGAGAAGATTTAGCTGCTTGTTCAATATTATGCATGACAATAGAATCATCAGTAACAAGACTTTCAATGAATATTACTTGAATGTTTAAATCACGGAATTTTTTATGTAATTCTAATCGATATTCAGGAATGGCATTTGTAGCATCATAAATAGCTACTTGACCTCCATCATTACggaaaaaatttaatatatCACCAAGACAATCATTAACCATTTTTTCTCTTAAAGCATGAGCTTTAGCTGATTGAGGTGAAGGaacaaataaatcatgAGTAATATCATCTTCAGCATTAGCTCTTCTATAATTACCTAAATGGAAAGAATGAGTATTAACCCCTAACCATCGTAAATATCTTGTTAAAGATACTGAAAGATGAGTTTTACCTCGACCAGGAATCCCCGctaaaataataatgatttctcCAGCATGAAATAATCGACCTGATTCCGTCAGATATAATTGTGCTCCACCTAATGAATCCAGTGGATTTCTTTGATTATGAACAGCATCAATACCAGTAATATCACTCATTCTTCTCTTGGGGACATAATTTGCTGGTGGACCATTCTTTACTGAATCTCCCATATTGGGTCTAGTTTTACTAGTAAATGACCACCGTTTAGTGGTTCTTAATTGATTAGTATCGGAGGAAATTGGTGCTGAACCAAAACCATTTAATATTTCCGTTTCAGTGTCGGGGATAAACGATGCTGAAGTTGTTGATGctgatggtgatgatgttgttgttgttgattcagACATTCAAAGGAAGAAGTATAAATATTAGTTGTATTTGTattagaaataaaaaaaaaagaaagaagtgTTGATATAGatgttggttggttggttggttggttggtggGAGGGTGGAGAGTGGAGAGTGGAGAGTGGTGGAGAATAATAAATGGGCGAGTAGGCGAatagaaacaacaaaaacaaaaacgaATTTATACAAAGAAGTTAaaagaagttaaaaaaatgtcgtttgtttgtttgtttgtcgtttgtttgtttgtcGTCTTTTAGTTTTCTCCAacttttttccttttccttCGTCCCCTAATTTATAGTTCCCGGTTTTATCCCCCACCCTACTTACCGCTCGCCTTTGTTTAATCCCTCCGcctcttctttcttctaCCAGTCAGTCCACTTGATTTTCTCCTCTCCAATATGGTAGAATGTTTATATACACCGTTGTTTGCTACCATCACAAAAGAACAAAGAAACGTTCGGTCGCATTTACAACGACAAAAGTTAATTCCTTCGTAGCTTAAAATTCATTCTCTACAACGATGATGACACCAAGAAAATACCTTGCGGTCCCGGTCCCCGCTGCTGCCGCAGCCACTACCACCAGCAGTTTCTACACTAATCTCCGTATGTGTCTGTGTCTGTGTCGCACGACAATCTAATATATAACTACaattaatatcaataaaatctgttttcaaaaaatataacCATTAAAAGTACACTTTCATactaaataaaatatcacACACAGTAAGactaataatactaataataatataatatgtaataattaaattagaaTTCTTATTATCttactttttttaattcttgtttttttattataatattcattcaatataaatatcTCTGTCAATTTATTCAGCTTTACCACCTTTTCTTTGAATCAAAGCTTTTCTATCTTTGTCCAAATGTAATTTAGTAATGACAACTTTAGATGGATGAATGTTGATTGGAACAGAAGCaccatttgatttttctttttgtaatttatcaacttGAATAGCAAATTTCAATCTATAAACAGAATTAACTTTACCTTCAGAACCTTTTTTAGAACCTCTAACAACTAAAACTTCATCATTTTGTCTAATTGGCAAAGATTTGACATTGTATTGTTGTCTTAATTCTTTGGATAATGGAGCAGATAAAAGAACTCTTCTTTCAACTGATGAAGCAGTGAAATAAGCTTTTCTAGCTTTAGAACGAGATGAAGAAACGTCTATAAAAATGGAATTTTTGTTAGTATTTTACTGAATGTTTCTTAGTCTTTGTTTTAATAGGAAAAGTAAGATAAGGAAGGAACATATTGAAGGGTTatgattgatttgatttgatttttcaagttttccATTCAAcaagtttgaaaaatggaatCTCCTATAcataatttcatcaatatccccaaattgtatttttaatattgaaattcaatattaagGATGTTCTTTATATTCAGGTAAATCGTGAAATCATTATACCTTCTTGGTGTAGTACTTCAGTCAATGGTTTGttctgaaaaaaaaaccctCTTTATTGAAACTGTATTAAACTTAATTCTTaatggttgttgtttgatGTTCTATCTCCTTTTCAATGTATATATTCctttatttctttcttttttttttttcttttccttttatCTTCCTTTCTCCATATCTAATTGAATATCTATTTCA
This genomic stretch from Candida albicans SC5314 chromosome 1, complete sequence harbors:
- a CDS encoding ATP synthase complex assembly protein (Ortholog(s) have protein domain specific binding activity, role in mitochondrial proton-transporting ATP synthase complex assembly and mitochondrion localization); its protein translation is MFSFGMEGPRRTKRKEKIKRCWRKKKKLNRKIHPFRSNEIYLTIPPLKMLRFTRTTAWKLRSIPIATIQYRQFTYSTICYQLKTLTPSLGINNTIESNIPSETNRLAKTGTRFWKKGEVKFNNETQKYEIQLDGKTLRTPLGFPLELPINKKQLAYLIAHEWTHLPDIKVKSSTLPLTALATRAIDLSQQHLSDLKTEKAEEMLALEDIKLQMLRYLDTDTCLIFATNKECDGKLRKRQEEIYRPLINEFNEFFTIYAHNKNLIPRQKSIELKYLDCETDGLRGNKQDETTQLVVLDWLNQLPIYDLIALEKTILTTKSFLCGITLLRSNVNDIETLKELYQFNKNSIDEDYYHKTLEELVELGNLETIYQTEEWGEVEDTHDVDKHDWLRNLASAALVCHHN
- a CDS encoding prefolding complex chaperone subunit (Ortholog(s) have unfolded protein binding activity, role in cytoskeleton organization, positive regulation of transcription elongation from RNA polymerase II promoter, protein folding and prefoldin complex localization), with the translated sequence MNQEALQKVLLEMDNQLNKSQAELSMVNLQLDRAMTNLTIIDTTKTKLNKICNTQSNEKVWQGCGKAFIGTNVNNYLNQLDKDTKEYQDSKKNLIIKQNYLQTTLQKTVEGMTNIVGGDKK
- a CDS encoding chromatin DNA-binding EKC/KEOPS complex subunit (Ortholog(s) have chromatin DNA binding activity and role in cell wall mannoprotein biosynthetic process, positive regulation of transcription from RNA polymerase II promoter, telomere maintenance via recombination); amino-acid sequence: MKLTPTAIYTAPDIDSPKHFHLSKNEDHSTNGKTTQISDIVIKAGGEDRDKPSDHKDTPLGNLRAELTTLQDHLNIFLTERMKLEKLKNGGGGGGGDNNKSNEQDLERRILDEGVEEEEIE
- a CDS encoding bifunctional fructose-2,6-bisphosphate 2-phosphatase/6-phosphofructo-2-kinase (Putative protein similar to 6-phosphofructo-2-kinase/fructose-2,6-bisphosphatase; expression downregulated in an ssr1 null mutant); protein product: MSESTTTTSSPSASTTSASFIPDTETEILNGFGSAPISSDTNQLRTTKRWSFTSKTRPNMGDSVKNGPPANYVPKRRMSDITGIDAVHNQRNPSDSLGGAQLYSTESGRLFHAGEIIIILAGIPGRGKTHLSVSLTRYLRWLGVNTHSFHLGNYRRANAEDDITHDLFVPSPQSAKAHALREKMVNDCLGDILNFFRNDGGQVAIYDATNAIPEYRLELHKKFRDLNIQVIFIESLVTDDSIVMHNIEQAAKSSPDYHKWDYDKAYKDYTERIKALAPHYIEMGGSEEEEELSYIKFINFGERIELHNSNYGYLINKVVFYLMNGKIKPGSLYLARCYKNSVDYNQDPPLDEEGIKYAKNLTYTLFDHLEKSGNLQEKQQQQQQQEATPKDNNSLAIWTSVKRRTIETTQFFAAKNIPIRHRVQLSQKNPGITGTLTDDEIREKFPIEYAQYDHSPYHYRYPRAESYHDLAIKIEPLILEMERMSGDLLIIADETVLQVFYGYLMSCSCDEIPNLNFKPNEIVEVKFNAYSNSAKRIPIKDYS
- a CDS encoding 60S ribosomal protein uL24 (Ribosomal 60S subunit protein; Spider biofilm repressed), which gives rise to MAKISQDVSSSRSKARKAYFTASSVERRVLLSAPLSKELRQQYNVKSLPIRQNDEVLVVRGSKKGSEGKVNSVYRLKFAIQVDKLQKEKSNGASVPINIHPSKVVITKLHLDKDRKALIQRKGGKAE